From the Primulina tabacum isolate GXHZ01 chromosome 15, ASM2559414v2, whole genome shotgun sequence genome, one window contains:
- the LOC142526121 gene encoding protein FAR1-RELATED SEQUENCE 5-like, producing the protein MKFASLDDAFSYYNQYAREVGFSARMSNGNKQKMTNEVVWKKFLCFKEGHTDELHRMKHVKDDQPKQERARGEVRTGCKSKITFVKEQTGPNWVVSTFMKVHNHPLSTPSKVHLLRSHRNVSVSKKALIQQFSEANVPICQQMRLLKIEYGGPEHVGCTEKDIRNCEKIVRDEQKGIDAETLIEFFASEKDKCSAFFFDYETDLDNRFSRCFRADPVSMMTNSVFGDVVVFDTTYNTNKYGMIFAPFVGVNNHHQTIVFGCGFLSDEKTESFVWLFNKFIEAMPKGAPDVIITDQDPAMTKAIAQVFPQVVHRYCLWHILNKFSDKLNPVTFRDYYQSIKNVIQNSTIPDEFDKSWEDVIKCANLEKNDWLLLMYELRQKWVPAYFNNVFCAGISSSQRSESSHAFFKKYVSNKNSLMDFTTRFNRALRHQRHNELVADHIDLNECPKIKSKRPMETQMVKVYTKRKWLEFQSEIKRVMVIFCNKRLKELN; encoded by the coding sequence ATGAAATTCGCATCATTGGATGATGCATTTTCATACTATAACCAATATGCACGAGAAGTCGGGTTTAGCGCGAGAATGAGCAATGGTAATAAACAAAAGATGACAAATGAAGTTGTCTGGAAaaaatttttatgctttaaagaAGGCCATACAGATGAACTCCACCGGATGAAACATGTAAAAGATGATCAACCGAAACAGGAAAGAGCGCGTGGTGAAGTTAGAACTGGATGTAAGTCAAAGATTACATTTGTCAAGGAACAAACTGGTCCTAATTGGGTTGTCAGTACCTTCATGAAAGTCCATAATCATCCACTTTCGACTCCTTCAAAGGTGCATTTGCTACGCTCACATCGAAATGTCTCAGTATCAAAGAAAGCATTGATTCAACAATTTTCAGAAGCCAATGTACCGATTTGTCAACAAATGCGATTATTGAAAATAGAGTATGGAGGGCCTGAGCATGTAGGTTGCACAGAGAAAGATATTAGAAACTGTGAGAAAATTGTAAGAGATGAACAAAAAGGTATTGATGCTGAAACACTAATTGAGTTCTTTGCATCTGAGAAAGACAAGTGTTCAGCTTTTTTCTTTGATTATGAGACTGATTTGGATAATAGATTTAGTAGGTGTTTTAGGGCAGATCCTGTATCAATGATGACAAACAGTGTATTTGGTGATGTAGTGGTGTTTGATACGACATATAACACTAACAAATATGGTATGATTTTCGCACCATTTGTAGGAGTTAACAATCATCATCAGACAATCGTTTTTGGTTGCGGATTTCTAAGTGACGAGAAGACTGAGTCTTTTGTTTGGTTATTTAACAAGTTCATAGAAGCCATGCCTAAAGGTGCACCAGACGTGATCATTACTGACCAGGATCCTGCTATGACAAAGGCCATTGCACAAGTTTTCCCACAAGTAGTGCATCGATATTGTTTGTGGCATATACTGAACAAATTTTCAGATAAATTAAATCCTGTGACTTTTCGTGACTACTATCAAAGCATAAAGAACGTCATTCAAAATTCTACAATACCTGATGAATTTGATAAGTCTTGGGAAGATGTTATAAAGTGTGctaatttggaaaaaaatgaTTGGTTGTTATTGATGTATGAATTACGACAGAAGTGGGTGCCAGCATATTTTAACAATGTATTTTGTGCTGGAATCTCAAGTAGTCAGAGATCTGAAAGTTCACATGCATTTTTCAAGAAGTACGTCTCTAATAAGAACTCATTGATGGATTTTACCACCCGTTTCAATAGGGCACTCCGACATCAAAGGCACAATGAGTTAGTTGCTGACCATATTGATTTGAATGAGTGTCCCAAAATTAAGTCAAAGAGGCCAATGGAAACTCAAATGGTCAAGGTGTACACGAAAAGAAAATGGTTAGAGTTTCAAAGTGAAATAAAGAGAGTGATGGTTATTTTCTGCAACAAACGTCTGAAGGAGTTGAATTAG
- the LOC142526390 gene encoding glycolate oxidase 1, translating to MEEITNVTEYQAIAKQKLPKMVYDYYASGAEDQWTLAENRNAFSRILFRPRILIDVSKIDMATTVLGFKISMPIMIAPTAMQKMAHPEGEYATARAASSAGTIMTLSSWATSSVEEVASTGPGIRFFQLYVYKDRNVVAQLVRRAERAGFKAIALTVDTPRLGRRESDIKNRFTLPPFLTLKNFEGLDLGKMDKSDDSGLASYVAGQIDRSLSWKDVKWLQTITSLPILVKGVLTAEDTRIAIQSGAAGIIVSNHGARQLDYVPSTIMALEEVVKAAQGRLPVFLDGGVRRGTDVFKALALGASGIFIGRPVVFALAADGEAGVRKVLQMLRDEFELTMALSGCRSLSEITRNHIFTEWDAPRALLAPRL from the exons ATGGAAGAGATAACAAATGTAACCGAATATCAGGCTATTGCCAAGCAAAAGTTGCCGAAAATGGTGTACGACTACTATGCATCAGGTGCCGAGGACCAGTGGACTCTGGCTGAGAACAGAAATGCCTTCTCAAGAATTCT GTTCCGGCCCCGAATTCTCATTGATGTATCCAAGATTGACATGGCTACTACTGTTTTGGGCTTCAAGATTTCAATGCCCATCATGATTGCCCCAACTGCTATGCAAAAAATGGCTCACCCTGAAG GAGAATACGCAACCGCTAGAGCTGCATCATCAGCTGGAACAATCATG ACGTTGTCTTCATGGGCCACATCAAGTGTTGAAGAAGTTGCTTCAACCGGACCCGGCATAAGATTCTTTCAGCTCTAT GTTTATAAGGACAGGAATGTTGTGGCTCAACTGGTGCGAAGAGCAGAAAGGGCAGGTTTTAAGGCCATAGCACTTACGGTGGATACTCCAAGATTGGGACGCAGAGAATCTGATATTAAGAACAG ATTTACTTTGCCACCTTTTCTGACATTGAAGAATTTCGAAGGTTTGGATCTTGGGAAGATGGACAAA TCTGATGACTCTGGTTTAGCTTCATATGTTGCTGGCCAAATTGATCGATCTTTGAGCTGGAAG GATGTGAAGTGGCTACAAACCATTACCTCGTTGCCTATTCTGGTTAAGGGTGTACTCACTGCTGAGGACA CAAGGATCGCAATTCAGAGTGGAGCAGCTGGTATTATCGTATCCAATCATGGTGCTCGCCAACTTGATTACGTCCCTTCCACTATCATGGCTCTGGAAGAG GTCGTGAAAGCCGCACAAGGACGGTTGCCAGTTTTCTTGGATGGAGGCGTTAGGCGTGGAACAGACGTCTTCAAGGCCTTAGCATTGGGAGCCTCTGGCATCTTT ATTGGTCGACCTGTAGTTTTTGCGTTGGCAGCCGATGGAGAAGCCGGTGTTAGAAAGGTGCTCCAAATGCTGCGTGATGAGTTTGAGCTGACTATGGCTTTGTCTGGTTGTCGTTCACTCAGTGAGATAACCCGTAATCACATCTTCACGGAGTGGGATGCCCCTCGTGCTCTTCTAGCTCCCAGGTTGTAG
- the LOC142527852 gene encoding LOW QUALITY PROTEIN: uncharacterized protein LOC142527852 (The sequence of the model RefSeq protein was modified relative to this genomic sequence to represent the inferred CDS: deleted 1 base in 1 codon), translating to MGDQKIWHWTLLFCCTIVLVQSLNDEGTILLEFKKYLSDPYLNLQNWNALDSSPCNWTGIGCSLDSKVISVHLSGLNLSGSLSSSICQLPFLIELNMSKNFISGPVPDDFNSFHNLKVLDLCTNRLYNPFPLQLCNISSLRMLYLCENYMFGEIPHEIGNMMSLEELVIYNNNLTGVIPSSIGKLKNLWIIRAGRNFLSGPVPTEISECESLAVLGLAENRLDGGFPIELQKLENLTSLILWNNLLSGEIPPEIGNFTSLELLALHGNKFTGIIPKEIGKLAQLKRLYLYTNQLNGTIPPELSNCSNAVEIDLSENRLMGFIPKFLGQMSNLRLLYLFENFLQGNIPTELGQLKQLAKLDLSMNNLTGSIPSALQNLPFLKDFQLFHNQLGGIIPPFIGAFSNLSVLDLSKNNLVGNIPAQICRFQKLTFLSLGSNKLSGNVPHGLKTCKSLEQLMLGDNLLTGSLSVEYTKLQNLSALELYHNRFSGLIPSEIRNSRNLERLLLSHNHFIGYIPPEVGNLVKLAAFNVSWNQLFGSIPQELGNCVKLERLDLSNNFFIGSVPDELGMLVKLELLKLSDNGFTGAIPATLGSLVRLTELQMGGNLFSGVIPIELGRLTSLQIALNISHNNLTGSIPSSLGDLQMLESLFLNDNQLSGEIPNVVGGMRSLWICNLSNNNLVGMVPTTLVFKRMDQSNFMGNKGLCILGSNHCHSFQSSSVPSRSSWFKKGSYKEKIITVVSLCIGLISLIFIVGVCWQMKRHKSAFASLEDQLKSDELGSYYFPKEGFNYHDLVEATGNFSDTAIIGKGACGTVYRAVMGNGQVIAVKKLKAYGEGASSDNSFRAEISTLGKIRHKNIVKLYGFCYHQDSNLILYEYMANGSLGEILHGNEMAGMLDWNARYKIALGAAEGLCYLHHDCKPQIIHRDIKSNNILLDEHLEAHVGDFGLAKMVDFPLSKSLSAVAGSYGYIAPEYAYTMKVTEKCDIYSFGVVLLELLTGKSPVQPLDQGGDLVTMVRRSLQKLEIEPHIYDQRIDLSAKRTVEEMSLVLKIALFCTSTSPLNRPTMREVIAMLIDAREEVSNSPPSPTSETPLDREASC from the exons ATGGGAGACCAAAAGATTTGGCATTGGACATTActattctgttgtacaattgtTTTGGTTCAATCATTGAATGACGAGGGAACTATTCTTTTGGAGTTCAAAAAATACCTTAGTGATCCTTATCTTAATCTTCAAAATTGGAATGCTTTGGATTCTAGTCCTTGCAATTGGACAGGTATTGGGTGTAGCTTAGATTCTAAGGTAATCTCCGTACATCTTAGTGGCCTGAATTTATCTGGGAGTTTATCTTCAAGCATTTGTCAACTCCCATTCTTGATCGAACTGAACATGTCGAAAAACTTCATATCCGGCCCAGTCCCTGATGATTTCAATTCCTTTCATAATCTTAAGGTTTTAGATCTTTGCACAAATCGGTTGTATAATCCATTCCCTCTCCAACTATGCAATATTAGCTCTCTTAGAATGCTCTATCTGTGTGAGAATTATATGTTTGGAGAAATCCCACATGAAATTGGAAACATGATGTCACTTGAGGAGCTtgtgatatataataataatttaacggGGGTTATCCCTTCATCCATTGGCAAACTGAAAAATCTTTGGATTATCAGGGCTGGTAGAAATTTTTTATCAGGTCCCGTTCCCACTGAAATAAGTGAATGTGAGAGTTTGGCTGTGTTAGGCTTGGCTGAAAACAGGCTAGATGGTGGTTTCCCTATTGAGCTGCAAAAGCTTGAGAATCTTACCTCCTTGATTCTTTGGAACAATCTTCTTTCTGGTGAAATTCCTCCTGAGATTGGTAATTTCACTAGCTTGGAGTTACTAGCTCTGCATGGGAATAAGTTTACTGGAATTATCCCGAAAGAGATTGGGAAATTGGCTCAGTTAAAAAGACTGTACCTTTACACTAATCAGTTGAATGGAACCATTCCCCCAGAGTTATCCAATTGTTCAAATGCCGTTGAGATTGATCTTTCCGAGAACCGTTTGATGGGATTCATCCCAAAATTTTTGGGTCAGATGTCTAATCTCCGTTTACTCTATCTTTTCGAGAACTTCCTCCAAGGAAATATTCCGACCGAGTTAGGGCAGTTGAAGCAGCTGGCAAAATTAGACCTGTCCATGAATAATTTAACTGGTTCAATA CCTTCAGCATTGCAAAATCTCCCATTCTTGAAAGACTTTCAACTGTTTCACAATCAGCTTGGTGGCATAATTCCCCCGTTTATTGGAGCTTTTAGCAACCTCTCCGTTCTTGATCTTTCCAAGAATAATCTTGTAGGCAACATACCCGCACAAATTTGTAGGTTTCAGAAATTGACTTTTCTTAGCCTGGGATCGAACAAGTTGTCTGGAAACGTTCCCCATGGCCTAAAAACTTGCAAGTCTCTTGAGCAGCTAATGCTGGGAGACAACTTGCTTACAGGGAGCCTTTCTGTTGAATACACGAAACTTCAGAACCTTTCTGCCCTTGAGCTGTATCATAATAGATTCTCGGGACTAATACCTTCAGAAATAAGGAATTCCAGGAATCTAGAGAGACTGCTTCTGTCACATAACCACTTTATCGGGTACATTCCTCCTGAAGTAGGAAATCTTGTCAAGCTTGCCGCCTTTAATGTATCTTGGAACCAGCTATTTGGCAGTATACCCCAAGAGTTGGGTAACTGTGTGAAGCTCGAAAGGCTCGATCTAAGTAACAATTTCTTTATTGGATCTGTTCCAGATGAACTTGGAATGTTGGTGAAACTGGAGTTGCTGAAGTTATCTGATAATGGATTCACAGGTGCAATTCCTGCAACTTTAGGGAGCCTTGTTAGGTTAACCGAATTGCAAATGGGAGGAAACTTGTTTTCAGGGGTTATTCCTATTGAGCTAGGACGACTTACTTCTCTTCAAATTGCTCTCAATATCAGCCATAACAATCTCACTGGCTCAATTCCAAGTAGTCTGGGTGACCTGCAGATGCTTGAATCACTTTTCTTGAATGATAACCAGCTTAGTGGTGAAATTCCTAACGTGGTAGGGGGGATGCGCAGCCTCTGGATATGCAACCTTTCGAATAACAATCTAGTTGGAATGGTGCCAACAACTCTAGTATTCAAGAGGATGGACCAGAGTAATTTTATGGGAAACAAGGGGCTATGCATATTAGGTTCGAATCACTGCCATTCATTTCAAAGTTCATCAGTTCCTTCAAGATCAAGCTGGTTCAAGAAGGGTTCttataaagaaaaaataatcaCCGTTGTCTCACTCTGTATCGGACTGATCTCGTTGATTTTCATTGTTGGAGTATGTTGGCAGATGAAACGACATAAATCTGCTTTTGCTTCACttgaagaccaactgaagaGCGATGAGTTAGGTAGCTACTACTTTCCCAAAGAAGGTTTCAATTATCATGATCTTGTAGAGGCAACAGGGAACTTTTCAGATACGGCAATTATAGGAAAAGGAGCATGTGGAACTGTATACAGAGCAGTAATGGGAAATGGTCAAGTAATTGCAGTTAAAAAGTTGAAGGCCTACGGTGAAGGAGCAAGTTCAGACAACAGTTTTCGTGCTGAAATATCAACTCTTGGGAAGATAAGGCACAAAAACATAGTGAAATTATATGGCTTTTGCTACCATCAAGATAGCAATCTTATCTTGTACGAGTACATGGCAAATGGAAGCCTCGGAGAGATACTACATGGGAATGAAATGGCAGGTATGCTTGACTGGAATGCACGATACAAAATAGCTCTTGGGGCTGCCGAGGGATTATGCTATCTCCACCATGATTGTAAGCCTCAAATTATACATCGTGACATAAAATCGAACAACATCTTACTGGATGAACATTTGGAGGCACATGTTGGAGATTTTGGCTTAGCTAAGATGGTCGATTTCCCCTTGTCGAAGTCTTTATCTGCTGTAGCGGGTTCATATGGCTACATTGCTCCCG AATACGCGTACACCATGAAAGTGACAGAGAAGTGTGATATATACAGTTTTGGGGTGGTTCTATTGGAATTACTCACTGGTAAATCTCCAGTTCAACCGCTGGATCAAGGAGGCGACCTGGTAACAATGGTGAGGAGATCTCTTCAAAAACTAGAGATAGAACCTCACATATATGACCAACGAATTGATCTTAGTGCCAAAAGAACAGTCGAGGAGATGTCTCTGGTTCTGAAGATCGCTTTGTTTTGTACCAGCACGTCGCCTCTCAACAGGCCAACAATGCGAGAGGTCATTGCTATGTTGATTGATGCCAGAGAGGAAGTCAGCAATTCTCCACCTTCTCCAACATCAGAAACTCCTTTAGATAGGGAAGCTAGTTGTTGA
- the LOC142527171 gene encoding serine/threonine-protein kinase WAG2-like gives MELEESAVYYSNLAYSDLDLSFTSVSTTTTTTNRTVSARSSLALSCNESRLSTTSTTTTPSTAIKNANHRPHRRHDNPNWAAIKTATTLSFDGSLHLRHLKLLRLVGAGNLGRVFLCRLHDNDHANFALKVVDRNSLTSKKLSHVQTEARILSSLDHPFLPTLYAHLEVSHYTCLLMDFCPNGDLHALLRKQPTNRLSVQAVRFFAAEVLLALEYLHSQGIVYRDLKPENILIREDGHIMLSDFDLCFQSDVSPKLENRTQIKARSARYSCLIDRQRVEQVTEFVAEPMAAFSRSCVGTHEYLAPEMVTRYGHGNGVDWWAFGVLIYELLHGTTPFKGRSKESTLRNIASTRGLRFQVAEGDIEESGMAEARDLIEKLLVKDPRRRLGCAKGATDIKRHPFFDVIKWPLIRNCHPPEVRGLAVKRSKRKEHATGVSSLRRRRCFWKRLACLMRSKASKYSLNSNYNYYYSHVHHKLRK, from the coding sequence ATGGAGCTTGAAGAATCTGCAGTTTACTACTCCAATTTAGCATACTCAGACCTAGACCTGAGCTTCACCTCCgtctccaccaccaccacaacTACCAACCGTACTGTTAGTGCCCGCAGCAGCTTAGCTTTGAGCTGCAATGAGTCTCGCTTATCTACTACTTCCACTACTACTACTCCCTCCACCGCCATAAAAAATGCTAATCACCGCCCGCACCGCCGCCACGACAATCCCAACTGGGCTGCCATCAAGACTGCGACCACATTGTCATTTGATGGTTCGCTCCACCTCCGTCACCTCAAGCTGCTACGCCTCGTTGGCGCTGGAAACCTTGGCCGCGTCTTCCTCTGTCGCCTGCACGATAACGATCACGCTAACTTTGCTCTTAAAGTCGTCGATCGTAATTCTTTGACTTCTAAGAAACTTTCCCACGTGCAAACTGAGGCGCGAATTCTCTCCTCTCTCGACCACCCTTTTCTCCCTACGTTATACGCCCACTTGGAAGTTTCGCATTACACTTGCCTTCTCATGGATTTCTGCCCCAACGGAGACCTGCATGCATTGCTTCGTAAGCAACCCACGAATCGGTTATCGGTTCAGGCTGTCAGGTTCTTCGCAGCTGAAGTTCTCTTGGCTCTAGAGTATTTACATTCACAGGGCATTGTGTACCGCGATCTTAAACCGGAGAACATATTAATCCGTGAGGATGGTCACATTATGTTATCAGATTTTGATTTGTGTTTCCAATCTGACGTTTCTCCGAAACTGGAAAATAGGACACAGATTAAGGCCAGGTCCGCAAGATATTCATGTCTCATAGATCGGCAACGGGTGGAACAGGTTACAGAATTCGTGGCGGAGCCAATGGCAGCGTTTTCGAGATCGTGTGTCGGTACTCATGAATACTTGGCGCCGGAAATGGTCACTAGATACGGTCACGGAAACGGAGTAGACTGGTGGGCGTTTGGGGTATTGATTTATGAGTTACTACACGGCACGACTCCGTTCAAGGGTAGGAGCAAGGAGTCAACACTGCGCAATATAGCATCGACTAGAGGGCTGAGATTCCAGGTGGCGGAAGGTGATATTGAGGAGTCCGGGATGGCGGAGGCCAGAGATTTGATCGAGAAATTGTTGGTGAAGGACCCCAGAAGGAGGCTAGGGTGCGCAAAGGGTGCGACGGATATCAAACGACACCCATTTTTCGACGTAATTAAATGGCCACTGATCCGGAACTGCCATCCGCCGGAGGTGCGTGGCCTCGCCGTTAAACGGAGTAAAAGGAAGGAGCACGCCACCGGAGTTTCGTCCCTCAGAAGGCGGCGCTGCTTTTGGAAGAGGCTTGCTTGTTTGATGAGGAGTAAAGCGTCTAAATATAGCTTAAATTCTAATTACAACTATTATTATTCACATGTCCATCATAAACTTAGGAAATAa